The genomic window CCGCCGCGAGACCGAGGATGCGGTACTCGATGCACGAATTGACCGTGTCCTTGAGCAACTGCCACGCCATCTGCCGCTTCGAGACGTTGCGGTAGAGGACTCGGGCCCGGTGGAGCCGCCCCGGTGGCCGCTCGGGTGTTTCATTTGCTGCCTGCACGTCCTTACCGTATCGGCATGGCAGCAAGCACCCACACAGTGACCAACCAGGTTCCGCCACTGGCCGGCTACGACGTCTTCTCGGCCGACCTCGCGCTGACGGAGGCCGTGGAACGGCATCTGGACCCCGGGGTCCTCGACGAGGCGCGCCGGGAACTCGGTGAGCTCGGCCGGTCCGCCGGCTCCGTCCAGGCGCAGGCGTGGGGTGCGCGGGCGAACGAGAACCCGCCGACGCTGCGGACGCACGACCGCTACGGGAACCGCGTCGACGAGGTGGACTTCCATCCGTCCTGGCACCGGCTGCTGGGGCACGCCGTCTCTGCCGGGCTGACGGACGCCTGGGGGAGACCGGGCGGCCACGTGCGGCGCGCGGCCGGCTTCCTGGTCTGGACGCAGGCGGAGGCGGGCCACGGCTGCCCGCTGTCGATGACGCACGCGGCGGTACCCGCGCTGCGGACCGATCCGGCACTCGCCGCCGAGTGGGAGCCCCTGCTGACCTCGCACGTGTACGAGGAGGGTCTGCGGCCCGCGTCGCAGAAGGCGGGCGCGCTGTTCGGGATGGGCATGACCGAGAAGCAGGGCGGCACCGACGTACGGTCCAACACCACCCGGGCCGAGCCGCTGGCCGGCGACGGGGAGTACCTGCTCACCGGACACAAGTGGTTCTGTTCGGCCCCGATGTCCGACGGGTTCCTCGTGCTGGCGCAGGCGCCCGGCGGACTGAGCTGTTTCCTCGTGCCGCGGGTCCTGCCGGACGGCGTGCGCAACGTGTTCGCGATCCAGCGGCTGAAGGACAAGCTGGGCAACAGGTCCAACGCCTCGGGTGAGGTCGAGTTCGACGGGACGTGGGCCCGCCGGGTCGGCGAGGAGGGTCGCGGGGTCCGCACCATCATCGAGATGGTCGCGGCGACGAGGCTGGACTGCGTGGTGGGCTCGGCGGCGCTGATGCGCCAGGCGGTGGCGCAGGCCGCGCACCACAGTGCCCATCGCAGCGCGTTCGGCGGGCCGCTGATCGAGAAGCCCCTGATGCGCAACGTCCTGGCCGATCTGGCGCTCGAGTCCGAGGCGGCCACGACGCTCGCGCTGCGGCTGGCCGCGGCGTACGACGCGGACACGGAGGCGGAGCGGGCCTTCCTGCGCATCGCGGTGCCGACCGCCAAGTACTGGGTGACGAAGCGGTGCACCGCGGTGGTCGGCGAGGCCCTGGAATGCCTCGGCGGCAACGGTTACGTCGAGGAGTCCGGCATGCCCCGGCTGCTGCGCGAGGCACCGCTCAACTCGATCTGGGAGGGCTCGGGCAATGTGCAGGCCCTCGACGTGCTGCGGGCGCTTCGGCGGGAGCCTCAGGCACTGGACGCCTTCCTGCGGGAGGTCGGGAAGGCGCGCGGCGCGGACCACAGGCTCGACGCGGCGATCAAGGACCTGCTGACGGGGCTGGCCGACCTGGAGGGTGCCGAGGCGGGGGCCAGGCGGCTGGTGGAGCGGATGGCCCTCGTGCTCCAGGGATCGCTGCTGCTGCGCTGGGCGCCGCCGGAGGTCGCCGACGCGTTCTGCGCCTCACGGCTCGGCCGGGACTGGGGGGCGGCCTTCGGGACGCTGCCGCACAGCCTCGACCTGGCCTCGGTCGTGGAACGGGCGCGGGTCGGAACCGGCTGAGGACGCAAACGACGGGGGTGGTGCTGCGCCGACACGGCACCACCCCCACGCTTGTGCTGACCGCACGGCGGGTCGAGGACGCGTCGGGCGGCGTTCCGCCATGGTCGTACGGTCAGCGTCCGGTCACCAGAGTTGCAAGGGGTTGCAACATTGTGCGGAGTCCGGGGTGGCGGTGCCTGCGGCACGGCAGGATGGGTCCTCCGGGTTCCTCTCCCTTCCGGGCGGGACCCACGTTGTGCTGGGGGACGCTCATGGACGCAAGGCCCGTCGCACCGCCGGGGCCGGGGGACGCCCCGTGTCCCGCGCTCACCGAGCGGTCGGTGCACCTCGCGCGGGAGGCCCGGCTGACGGGCGCCCGCCCGGTGGCGGCCCCGCGCGCGGAGATCGACGCGTCCTGGGACCGGGTGATGCGCAGCGGGATCGATCCCGAGCAGTCGCCGGAGAGCAGACTCCTGGAGACGGGGGAGATCGAGCACCGGCGCACCTGTTCGGCACTCGGCGAGGTCATGCCCCTGCTGCGCGAGGGGCTGGCCGGCATCGCGGACGCGGCGCAGCAGATCATGGTGGTCACCGACACCGAGGGCCGGGTCCTGTGGCGTCAGGGTCACCCGGCGGTGATGCGCCGCGCCAAGGACATCTGCCTGGAGGAGGGCGCGGCCTGGTCGGAGTCGGCGACCGGGACGAACGCGATCGGCACGGCCCTCGCCGTCCGCACCCCGGTGCAGGTCCACTCCGCCGAGCACTTCATCCGCGCCCTGCACGGCTGGACGTGCGCCGCCGCTCCGGTGCGGGACCCCCGGGACGGGCGGCTGATGGGCATCGTCGACGTCAGCGGCCCCGCGTCCACCTTCCATCCGGCGACGCTGGCCCTGGTCGGCTCGGTGGCGGCGCTCGCGGAGAGCGAGCTGCGCGGCAGGCATCTTGTCGCGATCGAGCGGCTGCGGTCCGTGGCCGCCCCTATCCTGTGCCGGCTGGGCGGCCGCGCCCTGGTCGTGGACACCCACGGCTGGCTGGCCGCCGTGAGCGGCATGCCGCCCGTGGACCGGCTGCCGCTGCCGAAGTCGTTGCGCCCGGGGCCGGTGTGGCTGGCAGCGCTCGGGATGTGCCGGGTGGAGCCCCTGCCGGGCGGCTGGCTGGTCCAGGTCGCGGAGGGCACGCAGGACGGCCCGCCCCGCCGGGTGGTGCTGGACCTGAGCCGGGAGCGGGGGCTCACGGTCCACGTGACGGGTCCCGTGGGCACGTGGACGCGTCGGCTCTCGCCCCGCCACGCCGAGCTGCTGTACGCCCTCGCCCTGCGGCGTGAGGGGCGTACCGCCGCGGAGCTGGCTCAGGACGTGTTCGGCGACGCGACCCGGACGGTGACGGTGCGGGCCGAGATATCGCGGATGCGGCGGCATCTCGCGGAGGTGCTGTGCCACCGTCCGTACCGCTTCGGCGAGGGCGTGGAGGTGGAGGTGGTGCTCCCGGAGGTGCCCGCCGACCTGCTGCCCCGTTCGACGGCTCCGGTGGTGGTCGGGGCGCGTGCGCCGGCGGGGGCGGCCTGAAACCGCCGGGTTTGGGGGCGGGGCCCCGGCCGTGGTTCCCTGACGGCCATGAGCGACTCCGCAGCCCCACTCCGTGACGTCACCGTCTGGTATCTGGAACAGACCTCGCCCGCCGATCTGAAGCCCTCGGCCGCCCCGGCGGCAGGGGTGACGGTCACGCGTTCGGAGACGCCGCTGCCGGAGTTCAGCCGGTTCCTCTACACGGCGGTGGGAGGGGACGTCCGGTGGACGGACCGGCTCGGCCTCTCGTACGCGGGGTGGCGGGAGATCCTGGAACGTCCGGGGGCGGAGACCTGGGTGGCGTACGAGAACGGGACCCCGGCGGGGTTCATCGAGCTCGACGCGCAGGAGGGCGGTGTGGTGGAGATCGCCTACTTCGGGCTGATCCCGGCCTTCCGGGGCCGCCGGATCGGCGGACACCTTCTGTCGTACGGCGTGGCGCGCGCGTGGGACCTGGTGGAGCGGCACCCGGGACGGAAGCCCACCGAACGGGTGTGGCTGCACACGTGCTCGGACGACGGCCCGCACGCGATGGACAACTACCTCAGGCGCGGGTTCCGGCTGGCGGAGACGCGGACCGAGCGGGAGGCCGACGTGGCGAACCCGGGTCCCTGGCCCGGTGCGCACGCCTGACCGCGCGTCCGGCAAAGCACTGTGCGGACACGGCCGCGTGGCCCCAACCACGACGTCTCGCATCCCGGGACCATCTCGTCCACATGGTGGATCGTGGTGGACTGGCCCGAGATCCGCGTGACACGCTTCCGTCATGTCCGGAACTGGAATTGCCTTGGTGAGTCGGCGGCACGTCGACCTCGGCCGCATGTCCAGCGCCATCTGTCCGGTCCGCTGAGAGTCTCCAGCACCGCGATCTCCTGATTCCGCTCCATCCCTGCGCACCGCCGCGCCTCACGCGGGTGTGCAGTTCAGAGCCGCCCTCCTGCAGTCCCGAAGGACGTATAGCCATGGCCGCCATCCCCGAGAAGCCTGCTACCGCCACGCCCCGCCGCAAGGCCGGACGTCACCGTGGTGAAGGTCAGTGGGCCATGGGTCACTTCACGCCGCTCAACGGGAACGAGCAGTTCAAGAAGGACGACGACAGTCTCAATGTGCGGACACGTATCGAGACGATCTACTCCAAGCGCGGTTTCGACTCCATCGATCCGAACGACCTGCGCGGGCGTATGCGCTGGTGGGGCCTGTACACGCAGCGGCGCCCCGGCATCGATGGCGGCAAGACCGCCGTGCTGGAGCCGGAGGAGCTCGACGACCGCTACTTCATGCTCCGGGTGCGCATCGACGGCGGCAGACTGACGACCGCACAGCTGCGGGTCATCGGTGAGATCTCCGAGGAGTACGCCCGCGGCACCGCCGACATCACCGACCGGCAGAACGTCCAGCTGCACTGGATCCGCATCGAGGACGTCCCGGCCATCTGGGCGAAGCTCGAGGCCGTGGGCCTCTCGACCACGGAGGCGTGCGGCGACTGCCCCCGTGTGATCATCGGTTCGCCGGTGGCCGGCATCGCCGCGGACGAGATCATCGACGGCACACCCGCGGTCGACGAGATCCACGAGCGCTACATCGGCAGCAAGGAATTCTCCAACCTGCCACGCAAGTTCAAGACCGCCATCTCCGGCTCGCCGGTCCAGGACGTGGTGCACGAGATCAACGACATCGCCTTCGTCGGCGTCGACCACCCCGAGCACGGCCCCGGTTTCGACCTGTGGGTCGGCGGCGGTCTCTCCACCAATCCGCGCTTCGCCGAGCGCCTGGGCGCCTGGGTGCCGCTGGACGAGGTCCCCGACGTCTGGGCCGGTGTGGTCGGCATCTTCCGCGACTACGGCTACCGCCGGCTGCGGACCCGTGCCCGCCTGAAGTTCCTGATGGCCGACTGGGGTCCGGAGAAGTTCCGGCAGATCCTCGAGGACGAGTACCTCAAACGCCCACTGCTGGACGGGCCGGCCCCGGCACAGCCCTCGTCGCGCTGGCGTGACCACATCGGTGTGCACCCCCAGCAGGACGGCCGCTTCTACGTCGGTTTCGCGCCGCGCGTCGGCCGGGTCGACGGCTCCACCCTGGCGAAGATCGCCGATCTGGCCGAGGCGCACGGCTCGGGCCGGGTGCGCACCACGGTCGAGCAGAAGATGCTCATCCTCGACGTCGAGCAGGACCGGGTCGCGTCCCTGACCGCAGGGCTCGAGGCGCTGGACTTCCAGGTGCACGCCTCCCCCTTCCGGCGCGGCACGATGGCCTGCACCGGCATCGAGTTCTGCAAGCTGGCGATCGTCGAGACGAAGGCGCGGGGCGCCGCGCTCATCGACGAACTGGAGCGCCGCATGCCGGACTTCGAGGAGCCGCTCACCATCAACATCAACGGCTGCCCCAACGCCTGCGCCCGCATCCAGACCGCGGACATCGGCCTCAAGGGCCAGCTCATGCTCGACGGTGACGGCAACCAGGTGGAGGGCTACCAGGTGCACCTGGGCGGGGCCCTCGGCCTGGAAGCCGGATTCGGCCGCAAGGTCCGTGGCCTGAAGGTCACGTCGGACGAACTGCCGGATTACGTCGAGCGGGTGCTCGGCAACTTCCAGGCGGAGCGCGAGGAGGGCGAGCGCTTCGCGACCTGGGCGGCCCGCGCCAGTGCGGAGTCGCTGTCATGAGCGAGCGAGCGGCACCCTTCTACTGCCCGTACTGCGGGGACGAGGACCTGCGTCCCCACGAGGCGGGGCACGGCGCCTGGGAATGTGCTTCCTGCAACCGCGCGTTCCAGCTGAAGTTCCTGGGCCTCCTGGCCCAGGGGCTGCGGCGCGACGACGTTGAAGGGGAGGGGACATGACGGACACTCTGCGAGCAGGCCGGTTCACCGACGAGGCCCTGAGGGAACTGGCCGAACAGGCGGGGCGCGACCTCGAGGACGCCTCCGCGAGCGACATCCTGAAGTGGGCCGCCGGCACCTTCGGCACGGCCTTCTGTGTCACCTCCTCCATGGAGGACGCTGTCGTCGCCCACCTGGCCTCCGGGGTCCTGCCCGGCGTGGACGTCGTCTTCCTGGACACCGGCTACCACTTCGAGGAGACCATCGGCACGCGGGACGCGGTCGGCGCCGTGATGGACGTCAACCTCATCACGCTGACCCCGCGTCAGTCGGTCGCCGAACAGGACGCCGAGTACGGCCCGCGGCTGCACGACCGGGACCCCGACCTCTGCTGCGCGCTCCGCAAGGTGAAGCCGCTCGAGGAAGGACTTACCGGGTACGCGGCCTGGGCGACCGGACTACGCCGCGACGAGTCCCCCACCCGGGCCGGCACGCCGGTCGTGGGCTGGGACGAGAAGCGCCGCAAGGTCAAGGTCTCACCCATCGCCCGGTGGACACAGGACGACGTGGACGCGTACGTCGCCGAACACGGCGTGCTGACGAACCCGTTGCTCGACGACGGCTATGCCTCCGTCGGCTGCGCGCCCTGCACCCGCAGGGTGCTGGAGGGCGAGGACGCCCGGGCCGGCCGCTGGGCCGGGCGCGGCAAGACCGAATGCGGGCTGCACGGCTGATGACGACTGATCAGGAGATATCGATGAGCGTGACGGAGACGGGAGCCACCGTCTGGCTCACCGGTCTGCCGAGCGCCGGCAAGACCACCATCGCGTATGAACTGGCGGGCCGGCTGCGCGCGGACGGGCACCGGGTCGAGGTGCTCGACGGCGACGAGATCCGGGAGTTCCTCTCCGCCGGACTCGGATTCTCCCGCGAGGACCGGCACACGAACGTGCAGCGCATCGGTTTCGTCGCCGAACTGCTGGCCGCCAACGGTGTGAAGGCCCTCGTTCCGGTCATCGCGCCCTACGCCGACAGCCGTGACGCGGTGCGCAAGCGTCATCAGCAGGAGGGCACCGCCTACCTGGAGGTGCACGTCGCGACACCCGTCGAGGTGTGCTCCGTGCGCGATGTGAAGGGGCTGTACGCCAAGCAGGCAGCGGGCGAACTCAGTGGACTCACCGGGGTCGACGACCCCTACGAGGCCCCTGAGTCCCCGGACCTGCGGATCGAGTCGCACCAGCAGACCGTGCAGGAGTCCGCAGCGGCGCTCCGCGCGCTGCTCACCGAGAGGGGCCTGGCGTGAGCAGCGTCGCCACCGTGCCGGAAGGCACCGTCAACCCGTACGCGCTGAGCCACCTGGACTCCCTGGAGTCGGAGGCCGTGCACATCTTCCGTGAGGTGGCGGGTGAGTTCGAGCGGCCGGTGATCCTCTTCTCCGGCGGCAAGGACTCGATCCTGATGCTCCACCTGGCGCTGAAGGCGTTCGCCCCGGCTCCCGTCCCGTTCACGCTGCTCCACGTGGACACCGGGCACAACTTCCCCGAGGTCCTGGACTACCGCGACCGCACCGTCGAGAAACACGGGCTGCGCCTGCACGTCGCCTCCGTCCAGGAGTACATCGACGCGGGCAAGCTCCGCGAGCGGCCCGACGGCACGCGCAACCCGCTGCAGACGGTCCCGCTCACCGAGGCCATCCAGCAGCACCGCTTCGACGCCGTGTTCGGCGGCGGCCGCCGCGACGAGGAGAAGGCACGGGCCAAGGAGCGGGTCTTCTCGCTGCGCGACGAGTTCTCCCAGTGGGACCCGCGCCGCCAGCGCCCCGAGCTGTGGCAGCTCTACAACGGCCGCCACGCCCCCGGTGAGCACGTCCGGGTCTTCCCGATCTCGAACTGGACCGAGCTCGACGTCTGGCAGTACATCGAGCGTGAGGGCATCGAACTCCCGGAGATCTACTTCGCCCACGAGCGCGAGGTCTTCAGCCGGTCCGGCATGTGGCTGACCGCCGGCGACTGGGGCGGGCCCAAGGACCACGAGAAGGTGGAGACGCGTCAGGTGCGCTACCGCACCGTCGGCGACATGTCCTGCACCGGCGCCGTCGACTCCGACGCCACGACCCTGGACGCCGTGATCACCGAGATCGCCGCGTCCCGGCTCACCGAGCGGGGCGCGACCCGCGCCGACGACAAGATGTCCGAGGCGGCGATGGAAGACCGCAAGCGCGAGGGGTACTTCTAGACATGACCACCACCACAGAGCAGTTGTCGGACACCACCCTGCTGCGGTTCGCCACGGCCGGTTCGGTCGACGACGGCAAGTCCACCCTCGTCGGACGTCTGCTGCACGACTCCAAGTCGGTCCTCACCGATCAGCTGGAAGCCGTCGCGCTGGCCTCCTCCAACCGCGGCCAGGAAGCACCCGACCTGGCTCTGCTGACCGACGGCCTGCGCGCGGAGCGCGAGCAGGGCATCACGATCGACGTGGCCTACCGCTACTTCGCCACCCCGCGGCGCCGCTTCATCCTGGCCGACACCCCGGGGCACGTGCAGTACACCCGCAACATGGTGACGGGCGCGTCCACCGCCGAGCTGGCCGTCGTCCTGGTCGACGCCCGGAACGGCGTGGTCGAGCAGACCCGCCGGCACGCGGCGGTCGCCGCCCTGCTGCGCGTCCCGCACGTCGTCCTCGCCGTGAACAAGATGGACCTCGTGGACTACGCGGAGCCCGTGTTCGCCGCGATAGCCGAGGAGTTCACCGCGTACGCCGCCTCCCTGGGCGTCCCGGAGATCACCGCGATCCCGATCTCGGCGCTGGCGGGGGACAACGTCGTGGAGCCGTCCGCCCACATGGACTGGTACGGCGGCCCGACGGTGCTGGAGCACCTGGAGACGGTACCCGTCAGCCACGACCTCACCGAGTGCCACGCGCGTTTCCCGGTGCAGTACGTGATCCGCCCGCAGACCGCGGAGCACCGCGACTACCGGGGATACGCCGGTCAGATCGCGGCCGGGGTGTTCCGGGTGGGGGAGAGCGTCTCCGTGCTGCCGTCCGGACGCACGACGACGATCGAGGGGATCGACGCGCTCGGGGAGAGCGTCGACGCCGCCTGGGCGCCGCAGTCGGTGACGATCCGGCTGGCCGACGACATCGACGTCTCGCGGGGTGACCTGATCGCCCCGGTGGGCGACGCCCCCGCCGTCACCCAGGACGTGGAGGCGACGGTCTGCCACGTGGCCGACCGCCCGCTCGCCGTGGGCCAGCGCGTGCTGCTCAAGCACACCACGCGCACGGTCAAGGCGATCGTGAAGGACATCCCCTCGCGCCTGACGCTGGATGACCTGTCCCAGCACCCGGCACCCGGGCAGCTGGTGGCCAACGACATCGGCCGGGTCGTGGTCCGTACCGCCGAGCCCCTCGCGCTCGACGCCTACGCGGACTCGCGGCGCACCGGCTCCTTCCTGCTGATCGACCCCGCCGACGGCACGACGCTGTCGGCCGGCATGGCGGGCGCGTCGTTCGGCGCCGTCACCGAGGCGGACGCGGACTCGGCCGCCCAGGACGCGGAGTGGGACTTCTGATGATCAACGACTTCTTCTCGACCTTCGCGAAGGAGGGCGGCCGTGTCGGCAGCGGCGCCCTCGGGTGGGGGTGCCCCCTGGTCGAGCGAAGCCGAGAGCTCGGGGGAGGACTGGGCGGGGTCGGGCGATGTGCGTGATGACGTACGCGCACTGCCCGCGCGCCCGCTCGTACCGCCCGCACCGCCAGTTCAGACGAAGACCTGCCGACCGCCCGGCCGCGCCACCCGGTTTCCGGGGGATGTGAGAACCGGGCCAACGAGAGGAAAGCCTCCCGTGCCTGCCACCCGTACCACGATCCGCCGCAGCCTCACCGCTGCCGCCGCACTGCCGCTGCTCGCCGTGGCGCTCACCGCCTGCGGCTACGGCTCCGAGGCGAAGGACGACGACGGTGAGAAGTCGAACGTCTCCGCCGACGGGAAGAAGCTCTCCACGGACACCGTGAAGATCGGGTACTTCCCGAACCTCACGCACGCCACCGCCCTGGTCGGCATCCAGGAGGGCCTCATCGCCAAGGAACTGGGCGGTACCACGGTCAAGCCCTCGACGTTCAACGCCGGGCCCTCCGAGATCGAGGCGCTCAACGCGGGTTCGATCGACATCGGTTTCATCGGCCCCTCCCCCTCGATCAACGGCTACAGCAAGTCCAAGGGCCAGAGCCTGCGCATCATCGGCGGTTCGGCGTCGGGCGGCGTGAAGCTGGTCGTCGACCCGAAGAAGATCAAGACCCTGGACGACCTCAAGGGCAAGAAGATCGCCACCCCGCAGCTCGGCAACACGCAGGACGTGGCCTTCCTCAACTGGATCGGCGAGAAGGGCTGGAAGGTCGACGCCCAGAGCGGCAAGGGCGACGTCTCGGTCGTCCGCTCGGACAACAAGGTCACCCCGGACGCCTTCAAGTCGGGTTCCCTGGACGGCGCCTGGGTTCCCGAACCGACCGCGTCCAAGCTGGTCGCCGAGGGCGGCAAGGTCCTGCTCGACGAGTCGAAGCTGTGGCCGGACGACAAGTTCGTCATCACGAACATCATCGTGTCGCAGAAGTTCCTCTCCGAGCACGCCGACGTCGTGGACGCGGTGCTGCGCGGCACGGTGAACACCAACGAGTGGATCAACGCCAACCCGGACAAGGCGAAGGCCTCGGCCAACAGCGCCCTGGAGAAGCTCAGCGGCAAGGCGCTCCCCGCCGAGGTCCTCGACCCGGCGTGGAAGTCCATCCAGATCACCGACGACCCGCTGGCCGCGACCCTCCAGGCGCAGGCGGACCACGCGGTGAAGGCCGGCCTGCTGGAGAAGCCCGACCTCGCCGGCATCTACGACCTGAGGCCGCTGAACAAGATCCTCAAGGCCGCGGG from Streptomyces sp. NBC_01341 includes these protein-coding regions:
- a CDS encoding acyl-CoA dehydrogenase family protein; protein product: MAASTHTVTNQVPPLAGYDVFSADLALTEAVERHLDPGVLDEARRELGELGRSAGSVQAQAWGARANENPPTLRTHDRYGNRVDEVDFHPSWHRLLGHAVSAGLTDAWGRPGGHVRRAAGFLVWTQAEAGHGCPLSMTHAAVPALRTDPALAAEWEPLLTSHVYEEGLRPASQKAGALFGMGMTEKQGGTDVRSNTTRAEPLAGDGEYLLTGHKWFCSAPMSDGFLVLAQAPGGLSCFLVPRVLPDGVRNVFAIQRLKDKLGNRSNASGEVEFDGTWARRVGEEGRGVRTIIEMVAATRLDCVVGSAALMRQAVAQAAHHSAHRSAFGGPLIEKPLMRNVLADLALESEAATTLALRLAAAYDADTEAERAFLRIAVPTAKYWVTKRCTAVVGEALECLGGNGYVEESGMPRLLREAPLNSIWEGSGNVQALDVLRALRREPQALDAFLREVGKARGADHRLDAAIKDLLTGLADLEGAEAGARRLVERMALVLQGSLLLRWAPPEVADAFCASRLGRDWGAAFGTLPHSLDLASVVERARVGTG
- a CDS encoding helix-turn-helix domain-containing protein produces the protein MDARPVAPPGPGDAPCPALTERSVHLAREARLTGARPVAAPRAEIDASWDRVMRSGIDPEQSPESRLLETGEIEHRRTCSALGEVMPLLREGLAGIADAAQQIMVVTDTEGRVLWRQGHPAVMRRAKDICLEEGAAWSESATGTNAIGTALAVRTPVQVHSAEHFIRALHGWTCAAAPVRDPRDGRLMGIVDVSGPASTFHPATLALVGSVAALAESELRGRHLVAIERLRSVAAPILCRLGGRALVVDTHGWLAAVSGMPPVDRLPLPKSLRPGPVWLAALGMCRVEPLPGGWLVQVAEGTQDGPPRRVVLDLSRERGLTVHVTGPVGTWTRRLSPRHAELLYALALRREGRTAAELAQDVFGDATRTVTVRAEISRMRRHLAEVLCHRPYRFGEGVEVEVVLPEVPADLLPRSTAPVVVGARAPAGAA
- a CDS encoding GNAT family N-acetyltransferase, producing the protein MSDSAAPLRDVTVWYLEQTSPADLKPSAAPAAGVTVTRSETPLPEFSRFLYTAVGGDVRWTDRLGLSYAGWREILERPGAETWVAYENGTPAGFIELDAQEGGVVEIAYFGLIPAFRGRRIGGHLLSYGVARAWDLVERHPGRKPTERVWLHTCSDDGPHAMDNYLRRGFRLAETRTEREADVANPGPWPGAHA
- a CDS encoding putative leader peptide yields the protein MSGTGIALVSRRHVDLGRMSSAICPVR
- a CDS encoding nitrite/sulfite reductase; amino-acid sequence: MAAIPEKPATATPRRKAGRHRGEGQWAMGHFTPLNGNEQFKKDDDSLNVRTRIETIYSKRGFDSIDPNDLRGRMRWWGLYTQRRPGIDGGKTAVLEPEELDDRYFMLRVRIDGGRLTTAQLRVIGEISEEYARGTADITDRQNVQLHWIRIEDVPAIWAKLEAVGLSTTEACGDCPRVIIGSPVAGIAADEIIDGTPAVDEIHERYIGSKEFSNLPRKFKTAISGSPVQDVVHEINDIAFVGVDHPEHGPGFDLWVGGGLSTNPRFAERLGAWVPLDEVPDVWAGVVGIFRDYGYRRLRTRARLKFLMADWGPEKFRQILEDEYLKRPLLDGPAPAQPSSRWRDHIGVHPQQDGRFYVGFAPRVGRVDGSTLAKIADLAEAHGSGRVRTTVEQKMLILDVEQDRVASLTAGLEALDFQVHASPFRRGTMACTGIEFCKLAIVETKARGAALIDELERRMPDFEEPLTININGCPNACARIQTADIGLKGQLMLDGDGNQVEGYQVHLGGALGLEAGFGRKVRGLKVTSDELPDYVERVLGNFQAEREEGERFATWAARASAESLS
- a CDS encoding phosphoadenylyl-sulfate reductase; its protein translation is MTDTLRAGRFTDEALRELAEQAGRDLEDASASDILKWAAGTFGTAFCVTSSMEDAVVAHLASGVLPGVDVVFLDTGYHFEETIGTRDAVGAVMDVNLITLTPRQSVAEQDAEYGPRLHDRDPDLCCALRKVKPLEEGLTGYAAWATGLRRDESPTRAGTPVVGWDEKRRKVKVSPIARWTQDDVDAYVAEHGVLTNPLLDDGYASVGCAPCTRRVLEGEDARAGRWAGRGKTECGLHG
- the cysC gene encoding adenylyl-sulfate kinase, coding for MTTDQEISMSVTETGATVWLTGLPSAGKTTIAYELAGRLRADGHRVEVLDGDEIREFLSAGLGFSREDRHTNVQRIGFVAELLAANGVKALVPVIAPYADSRDAVRKRHQQEGTAYLEVHVATPVEVCSVRDVKGLYAKQAAGELSGLTGVDDPYEAPESPDLRIESHQQTVQESAAALRALLTERGLA
- the cysD gene encoding sulfate adenylyltransferase subunit CysD; this encodes MSSVATVPEGTVNPYALSHLDSLESEAVHIFREVAGEFERPVILFSGGKDSILMLHLALKAFAPAPVPFTLLHVDTGHNFPEVLDYRDRTVEKHGLRLHVASVQEYIDAGKLRERPDGTRNPLQTVPLTEAIQQHRFDAVFGGGRRDEEKARAKERVFSLRDEFSQWDPRRQRPELWQLYNGRHAPGEHVRVFPISNWTELDVWQYIEREGIELPEIYFAHEREVFSRSGMWLTAGDWGGPKDHEKVETRQVRYRTVGDMSCTGAVDSDATTLDAVITEIAASRLTERGATRADDKMSEAAMEDRKREGYF
- a CDS encoding sulfate adenylyltransferase subunit 1, translated to MTTTTEQLSDTTLLRFATAGSVDDGKSTLVGRLLHDSKSVLTDQLEAVALASSNRGQEAPDLALLTDGLRAEREQGITIDVAYRYFATPRRRFILADTPGHVQYTRNMVTGASTAELAVVLVDARNGVVEQTRRHAAVAALLRVPHVVLAVNKMDLVDYAEPVFAAIAEEFTAYAASLGVPEITAIPISALAGDNVVEPSAHMDWYGGPTVLEHLETVPVSHDLTECHARFPVQYVIRPQTAEHRDYRGYAGQIAAGVFRVGESVSVLPSGRTTTIEGIDALGESVDAAWAPQSVTIRLADDIDVSRGDLIAPVGDAPAVTQDVEATVCHVADRPLAVGQRVLLKHTTRTVKAIVKDIPSRLTLDDLSQHPAPGQLVANDIGRVVVRTAEPLALDAYADSRRTGSFLLIDPADGTTLSAGMAGASFGAVTEADADSAAQDAEWDF
- a CDS encoding aliphatic sulfonate ABC transporter substrate-binding protein, which codes for MPATRTTIRRSLTAAAALPLLAVALTACGYGSEAKDDDGEKSNVSADGKKLSTDTVKIGYFPNLTHATALVGIQEGLIAKELGGTTVKPSTFNAGPSEIEALNAGSIDIGFIGPSPSINGYSKSKGQSLRIIGGSASGGVKLVVDPKKIKTLDDLKGKKIATPQLGNTQDVAFLNWIGEKGWKVDAQSGKGDVSVVRSDNKVTPDAFKSGSLDGAWVPEPTASKLVAEGGKVLLDESKLWPDDKFVITNIIVSQKFLSEHADVVDAVLRGTVNTNEWINANPDKAKASANSALEKLSGKALPAEVLDPAWKSIQITDDPLAATLQAQADHAVKAGLLEKPDLAGIYDLRPLNKILKAAGRPEVADAGLGAK